In Raphanus sativus cultivar WK10039 chromosome 5, ASM80110v3, whole genome shotgun sequence, the following proteins share a genomic window:
- the LOC108862376 gene encoding protein NRT1/ PTR FAMILY 2.11, translating to MERKPLEVESTDHQQPSSALYDGSVPAVDSVEEEVKETKVVYRGWKVMPFIIGNETFEKLGIIGTLSNLLVYLTAVFNMKSITAATIINAFSGTINFGTFLAAFLCDTYFGRYKTLTVAVIACFLGSLVILLTAAVPQLHPTPCGTALSCVGPSGGQIAFLLLGLGFLVVGAGGIRPCNLAFGADQFNPKSESGKRGIDSFFNWYFFTFTFAQILSLTLIVYIQSNVSWTIGLTIPVVLMFLACVIFFAGDKLYVKIKASGSPLASIAQVIAVAIKKRGLKPTKQPWLNLYNYYPPKYANSKLKYTDQFRFLDKAAILAPEDKLEADGKPADPWKLCTMQQVEEVKCIVRVLPIWFAASIYYLTITQQMTYPVFQALQSDRRLGSRGFVIPAATYVVFLMTGMTVFIIFYDRVLVPTLRRITGIDTGITLLQRIGTGIFFAFVSLIVSGFVEERRRTLALTKPTLGMAPRKGEISSMSAMWLIPQLALAGIAEAFGAIGQMEFYYKQFPENMRSFAGSIFYVGGGVSSYLGSFLIATVHRTTQNSAGGNWLAEDLNKGRLDYFYFMIAGILAVNFAYFLVISRWYRYKGSDDEVTTCETNGDAIKQQEKNNV from the exons ATGGAGAGAAAGCCTCTAGAAGTCGAGTCAACGGATCACCAACAACCTTCCTCCGCCTTGTACGATGGTTCTGTTCCGGCGGTTGATTCTGTTGAGGAAGAAGTTAAGGAGACCAAAGTCGTTTATAGAGGCTGGAAAGTCATGCCCTTTATCATTG GAAACGAGACATTCGAGAAGCTTGGGATCATTGGAACACTATCAAaccttttggtttatttaaccGCTGTCTTCAACATGAAGAGTATCACAGCTGCAACAATCATCAATGCATTCAGTGGCACAATCAACTTCGGAACCTTCCTCGCTGCTTTCCTCTGCGACACTTACTTCGGTCGATACAAGACTCTAACCGTCGCTGTCATCGCCTGTTTTCTT ggATCACTTGTGATACTATTGACAGCTGCAGTGCCACAACTACATCCAACTCCATGCGGAACAGCTCTCTCATGTGTCGGGCCTAGCGGTGGCCAGATAGCGTTTCTACTGCTGGGTCTCGGGTTTCTTGTAGTTGGAGCAGGTGGGATTAGACCGTGTAATCTAGCTTTCGGAGCTGATCAGTTTAACCCCAAGAGCGAGTCAGGGAAAAGAGGGATCGACAGTTTCTTCAACTGGTACTTCTTCACCTTCACGTTCGCGCAGATCTTGTCGCTGACACTAATCGTCTATATCCAGTCTAATGTAAGTTGGACCATCGGTCTAACCATCCCGGTCGTTCTCATGTTCTTGGCCTGCGTGATTTTCTTTGCTGGAGATAAGTTGTACGTAAAGATCAAAGCCTCAGGTAGTCCATTAGCCAGTATAGCTCAAGTTATAGCGGTTGCAATCAAGAAACGTGGGTTAAAGCCAACGAAACAGCCTTGGCTTAACCTTTACAACTACTACCCACCAAAATACGCAAACTCCAAGCTCAAATACACCGACCAGTTTAG GTTTCTTGATAAGGCGGCGATCTTGGCTCCCGAAGACAAGTTGGAAGCTGATGGAAAGCCTGCGGATCCGTGGAAGCTTTGTACAATGCAACAAGTTGAAGAAGTAAAGTGCATCGTGAGAGTGCTTCCTATATGGTTTGCCGCATCCATCTATTACTTAACCATCACGCAACAGATGACCTATCCCGTCTTCCAAGCCCTTCAGAGCGACCGTCGCTTAGGCTCCAGAGGATTCGTGATCCCGGCAGCCACCTACGTCGTCTTCTTGATGACAGGAATGACGGTTTTCATCATATTCTACGACCGTGTCCTCGTGCCTACCTTAAGAAGAATAACCGGTATAGACACGGGGATAACGCTCTTGCAAAGGATTGGAACTGGTATTTTCTTCGCCTTTGTTAGCTTGATAGTCTCCGGTTTCGTCGAGGAACGGAGGAGAACGTTGGCGCTGACTAAACCAACACTCGGTATGGCTCCACGGAAGGGAGAAATCTCTTCGATGTCAGCTATGTGGCTGATCCCACAACTCGCCCTTGCGGGTATAGCCGAGGCGTTTGGAGCTATTGGACAGATGGAGTTTTACTACAAGCAGTTCCCTGAGAACATGAGGAGCTTCGCCGGTTCGATCTTTTATGTGGGAGGAGGAGTTTCGAGTTACCTCGGTAGCTTCTTGATTGCGACGGTTCACCGGACGACGCAGAACTCGGCTGGTGGTAATTGGTTAGCTGAGGATTTGAACAAAGGAAGATTGGATTACTTCTATTTCATGATCGCTGGAATCTTGGCggttaattttgcttatttcTTGGTCATTTCAAGATGGTATAGGTATAAAGGAAGTGATGATGAGGTGACAACTTGTGAAACCAATGGAGATGCCATCAAACAACAAGAAAAGAACAATGTCTGA
- the LOC108862377 gene encoding uncharacterized protein LOC108862377, whose translation MDSPDKTHPLHNAAAEILHSAATSISSIIPLFPPKTTPSRVCLPLRFSSVSDDVSPLESTVKNASSASTSSSGINSTVRISSLSSDGKRGGPAFVGQVFSMCDLTGTGLMAVSTHFDIPFISKRTPEWLKKMFSTITKSERNGPVFRFFMDLGDAVSYVKKLNIPSGVVGACRLDLAYEHFKEKPHLFQFVPNERQVKAANKLLKSNGKKQKVDGVPVFGAQNLDIAVATSDGIKWYTPYFFDKAVLDNILEESVDQHFHTLIQTRHVQRRRDVVDDSLTSEIMEEMGDSMLEPPEVQEAMEEIGTSGIPLSVVAKAAEIQLQYAVDRVLLGSRWFRKATGIQPKLPYLVDSFERRSALSIQRASGSTARCLGDSDTSSASLLKVEDDGPSEDEKRQQHLWFPFGDWLNQKDSSVGQRDMESREREMERSPFLPKITMVGISTGEAAQMSKANLKKTMEDLTQDLEQSDEGSDDHGSNRYDPLKIEERDPLFVANVGDYYSGLARAGSARWSRRGDDRTETPPSSSS comes from the exons ATGGATTCGCCGGATAAGACTCATCCCCTCCACAACGCCGCCGCGGAGATCCTCCACAGCGCCGCAACCTCCATATCGTCCATCATTCCTCTATTCCCTCCGAAAACGACGCCGTCTCGCGTATGCCTCCCGCTTAGATTCTCCTCGGTCTCTGACGACGTCTCTCCGCTCGAGTCGAcggtcaagaacgcctcgtccGCGTCCACGTCGTCTTCCGGGATCAATTCGACGGTGAGGATATCGTCTCTCAGCTCAGATGGGAAACGCGGTGGGCCCGCTTTCGTGGGTCAGGTGTTCAGTATGTGTGACCTTACCGGGACTGGTCTGATGGCGGTTTCTACTCACTTCGATATCCCTTTCATCTCCAAGAG AACACCAGAGTGGCTAAAAAAGATGTTTTCAACTATCACTAAGAGCGAGAGGAATGGCCCCGTGTTCCGGTTTTTCATGGATCTAGGTGATGCAG TTTCATAtgttaaaaaactaaatattccAAGCGGAGTGGTTGGAGCTTGTCGACTCGATTTGGCGTATGAGCATTTCAAG GAGAAGCCTCACTTATTTCAGTTTGTTCCAAATGAGAGACAG GTGAAGGCTGCCAACAAACTTCTCAAGTCAAATGGGAAAAAGCAAAAGGTGGATGGGGTTCCTGTTTTCGGTGCTCAAAACTTGGACATTGCTGTTGCAACTTCGGATGGGATTAAGTG GTATACCCCATATTTCTTTGATAAAGCGGTACTAGATAACATTCTTGAAGAGTCAGTGGATCAACACTTCCATACTTTAATCCAAACCCGGCACGTGCAACGAAGACGAGATGTTGTTGATGACAGCTTGACTTCAGAGATTATGGAAGAGATGGGAGACAGCATGCTAGAACCGCCTGAG GTTCAAGAAGCCATGGAAGAGATCGGCACTTCTGGAATTCCTTTGAGTGTTGTGGCAAAGGCAGCAGAGATTCAGCTTCAATACGCCGTAGACAGAGTACTTCTAGGTAGTCGATGGTTCCGGAAAGCCACAGGCATCCAGCCAAAGTTACCTTATCTCGTCGATTCTTTTGAAAGAAg GAGTGCGTTATCCATCCAACGAGCGTCAGGGTCAACAGCTAGATGTCTAGGTGATTCAGATACCTCTTCTGCATCACTGCTTAAAGTAGAAGACGATGGCCCAAGCGAGGACGAAAAAAGGCAGCAACATCTCTGGTTTCCTTTTGGAGATTGGCTTAATCAAAAGGATTCATCAGTAGGTCAAAG GGATATggaaagtagagagagagaaatggagAGGAGTCCTTTCTTACCGAAGATAACAATGGTGGGGATATCAACAGGAGAAGCTGCACAGATGAGTAAGGCTAACCTGAAGAAAACAATGGAAGATTTAACACAAGACTTGGAGCAGTCTGATGAAGGGAGTGATGATCATGGTTCTAATCGTTACGACCCTCTTAAGATCGAAGAGAGAGATCCGTTGTTTGTTGCAAACGTTGGAGATTACTATTCAGGTTTGGCTAGAGCTGGTTCTGCTCGTTGGTCACGTCGAGGTGATGACCGTACCGAAACACCTCCTAGTTCATCATCGTAG
- the LOC108805222 gene encoding protein EARLY FLOWERING 5 isoform X1 — protein sequence MKTTKGGKVMNPTDAYRKQIRKREIKRNKKERQKVREVGILKKDPEQIKEQIRKLDMSKAEGALDKARKHKKRQLEDTLKMVEKKRKEYEEKRKEQGEATTSVMFSHLPPQRRIAGEEELKPEDSVYYHPTLNPTGAPPPGKPPMYHSSIGTRISSDGASSSSAALSSITESEDSALVAPPPPPPLPPLPDGTNALTTSLPLPPPPPLPPTTGLALPHPQFPPPPPGPPPKEHDMALVRPPLPPLPQSSQLPPPGLSGSEGDGRFPESSVQTFDEGKNANIISIPPPPPPALPSMPPSNESETGPPEPNSSSFPNSSLSQMVAPPPPPPLHQQHQSTFPGPAASMSNFQHDGLMPPGMMRFPPPPPPHDMHPPHPGMYGGHLIPRPPYGPPPGPPPMMRPPLPPGPPPSSFEDSQAMMRPYVPSKPSYVKSAAPTVVRRPLAQHTPALTSMVPASVRVRRETAAVTKPKPKTSVATSLSFKPRAMVTSAAPVKVEPTKTAATSKPQSIDDSYSAFLEDMKALGALDG from the exons ATGAAGACGACGAAAGGAGGGAAAGTGATGAATCCTACTGATGCTTACCGCAAGCAGATCCGCAAGAGGGAGATTAAACGT AACAAGAAGGAGAGGCAGAAGGTTAGAGAGGTGGGGATTTTGAAGAAGGATCCTGAACAAATCAAGGAACAGATCAGGAAGCTTGATATGTCTA AGGCTGAAGGTGCGCTGGACAAAGCCAGGAAACATAAGAAGAGACAGCTTGAAGATACTCTCAAAATGgttgagaagaagagaaag gaaTATGAGGAGAAAAGGAAGGAGCAAGGAGAGGCCACAACCTCTGTTATGTTCAG TCATCTGCCTCCTCAACGAAGAATAGCTGGTGAAGAGGAATTAAAGCCAGAG GACTCTGTTTATTATCACCCTACTTTGAACCCCACTGGTGCACCACCGCCTGGAAAGCCACCGATGTATCATTCATCCATAG GAACTAGAATCTCCTCAGATGGTGCTTCATCTAGCAGTGCTGCATTGTCTTCTATTACCGAGTCAGAAGACTCCGCATTGGttgctcctcctccacctcctccactgCCTCCTCTACCGGATGGGACTAATGCCTTAACTACTTCTTTGCCGCTTCCCCCTCCACCTCCTTTGCCACCAACTACAGGCCTTGCTTTACCCCATCCACAATTTCCACCACCTCCCCCGGGTCCCCCACCAAAAGAGCATGATATGGCTCTTGTTCGTCCTCCTCTTCCCCCACTCCCTCAATCTTCCCAACTCCCTCCTCCTGGTCTAAGTGGAAGTGAAGGCGATGGTAGGTTCCCTGAATCATCAGTTCAAACCTTCGACGAGGGCAAG AATGCTAATATAATTTCCAtccctccacctccaccacctgCCCTTCCCTCCATGCCTCCAAGCAACGAATCTGAGACTGGTCCCCCAGAACCTAACTCCAGTAGTTTTCCAAATTCTAGCCTATCTCAGATGGttgcaccaccaccaccaccacctctacATCAGCAACATCAATCAACATTTCCAGGACCTGCGGCTTCAATGAGTAATTTTCAACATGATGGTCTTATGCCTCCAGGAATGATGCGTTTTCCGCCTCCACCACCTCCACACGATATGCATCCTCCCCATCCTGGAATGTACGGTGGTCATCTAATCCCGAGGCCACCTTATGGCCCACCACCTGGACCACCACCTATGATGAGACCGCCACTTCCCCCGGGACCACCACCGTCTAGTTTTGAAGATAGTCAAGCAATGATGAGGCCATATGTACCAAGCAAACCATCTTATGTAAAATCCGCTGCTCCTACTGTTGTCAGGAGACCACTAGCTCAACACACACCTGCGCTTACATCCATG GTACCTGCCTCGGTTCGAGTCAGGAGAGAAACCGCAGCTGTAACCAAACCAAAGCCAAAGACTTCGGTAGCCACGAGCTTAAGTTTTAAACCAAGAGCTATGGTGACTTCTGCTGCACCGGTGAAGGTAGAGCCAACCAAGACAGCTGCAACGTCAAAGCCACAGAGCATTGACGATTCTTACTCTGCTTTCTTAGAAGACATGAAAGCTCTTGGAGCACTTGATGGATAG
- the LOC108805222 gene encoding protein EARLY FLOWERING 5 isoform X2 yields MSKAEGALDKARKHKKRQLEDTLKMVEKKRKEYEEKRKEQGEATTSVMFSHLPPQRRIAGEEELKPEDSVYYHPTLNPTGAPPPGKPPMYHSSIGTRISSDGASSSSAALSSITESEDSALVAPPPPPPLPPLPDGTNALTTSLPLPPPPPLPPTTGLALPHPQFPPPPPGPPPKEHDMALVRPPLPPLPQSSQLPPPGLSGSEGDGRFPESSVQTFDEGKNANIISIPPPPPPALPSMPPSNESETGPPEPNSSSFPNSSLSQMVAPPPPPPLHQQHQSTFPGPAASMSNFQHDGLMPPGMMRFPPPPPPHDMHPPHPGMYGGHLIPRPPYGPPPGPPPMMRPPLPPGPPPSSFEDSQAMMRPYVPSKPSYVKSAAPTVVRRPLAQHTPALTSMVPASVRVRRETAAVTKPKPKTSVATSLSFKPRAMVTSAAPVKVEPTKTAATSKPQSIDDSYSAFLEDMKALGALDG; encoded by the exons ATGTCTA AGGCTGAAGGTGCGCTGGACAAAGCCAGGAAACATAAGAAGAGACAGCTTGAAGATACTCTCAAAATGgttgagaagaagagaaag gaaTATGAGGAGAAAAGGAAGGAGCAAGGAGAGGCCACAACCTCTGTTATGTTCAG TCATCTGCCTCCTCAACGAAGAATAGCTGGTGAAGAGGAATTAAAGCCAGAG GACTCTGTTTATTATCACCCTACTTTGAACCCCACTGGTGCACCACCGCCTGGAAAGCCACCGATGTATCATTCATCCATAG GAACTAGAATCTCCTCAGATGGTGCTTCATCTAGCAGTGCTGCATTGTCTTCTATTACCGAGTCAGAAGACTCCGCATTGGttgctcctcctccacctcctccactgCCTCCTCTACCGGATGGGACTAATGCCTTAACTACTTCTTTGCCGCTTCCCCCTCCACCTCCTTTGCCACCAACTACAGGCCTTGCTTTACCCCATCCACAATTTCCACCACCTCCCCCGGGTCCCCCACCAAAAGAGCATGATATGGCTCTTGTTCGTCCTCCTCTTCCCCCACTCCCTCAATCTTCCCAACTCCCTCCTCCTGGTCTAAGTGGAAGTGAAGGCGATGGTAGGTTCCCTGAATCATCAGTTCAAACCTTCGACGAGGGCAAG AATGCTAATATAATTTCCAtccctccacctccaccacctgCCCTTCCCTCCATGCCTCCAAGCAACGAATCTGAGACTGGTCCCCCAGAACCTAACTCCAGTAGTTTTCCAAATTCTAGCCTATCTCAGATGGttgcaccaccaccaccaccacctctacATCAGCAACATCAATCAACATTTCCAGGACCTGCGGCTTCAATGAGTAATTTTCAACATGATGGTCTTATGCCTCCAGGAATGATGCGTTTTCCGCCTCCACCACCTCCACACGATATGCATCCTCCCCATCCTGGAATGTACGGTGGTCATCTAATCCCGAGGCCACCTTATGGCCCACCACCTGGACCACCACCTATGATGAGACCGCCACTTCCCCCGGGACCACCACCGTCTAGTTTTGAAGATAGTCAAGCAATGATGAGGCCATATGTACCAAGCAAACCATCTTATGTAAAATCCGCTGCTCCTACTGTTGTCAGGAGACCACTAGCTCAACACACACCTGCGCTTACATCCATG GTACCTGCCTCGGTTCGAGTCAGGAGAGAAACCGCAGCTGTAACCAAACCAAAGCCAAAGACTTCGGTAGCCACGAGCTTAAGTTTTAAACCAAGAGCTATGGTGACTTCTGCTGCACCGGTGAAGGTAGAGCCAACCAAGACAGCTGCAACGTCAAAGCCACAGAGCATTGACGATTCTTACTCTGCTTTCTTAGAAGACATGAAAGCTCTTGGAGCACTTGATGGATAG